TCATCGCCGGAGCAGGTATCACGCGTTGGCGCACAAACGGGCGGCCGAGTCTTCCTGTTTCTATACACGGAGAACTTCTGGCGCGATTACGAGCGCTACAAAGCGTGCGGCGTTGAGTTTGTCCGCCCTCCGAAGCAAGAGCCATACGGCATCGTTGCCGTGTTCAAAGATCTCTACGGCAATCTGTGGGATCTTCTTCAACCCAAGGAGTGGTAGCGTGGCGCCGTCACCTAACCCCTCCATCGAGCGGACGTCTTTGAGCTGGCTGCGCCAGCCCAAAGCCGCCGCTCATGTCGAACGTTAGCCGCTGCGAGGCACTCGTCGACAAGTGATACTCCAGCGGTACGTCCAACTCGGAGTATAGTCGCCATGGGACTCTTGACCTTCAGCATCAACGTCACGCTCGACGGTTGCGTCGATCATCGGGAGGGAATCGCCGACGACGAGACACACGCTTTCTTCACCCGCCTCATGGACGAGGCAGGGGCGATGCTGTGGGGCCGCGTCACCTACGAGATGATGGAGAGCTACTGGCCAGCGGTCGCTCGCGGCGACGTGCAAGCGCCGCCGGCACTGCGCGAGTGGGCGGTCAAGCTGGAGGCCAAGCCGAAGTACGTGGTGTCGT
This is a stretch of genomic DNA from Kallotenue papyrolyticum. It encodes these proteins:
- a CDS encoding VOC family protein yields the protein MKQSLGLVSLVVRDYDEALEFFVGKLGFELVEDTHVPEQSKRWVVVCPPGATESRLLLARASSPEQVSRVGAQTGGRVFLFLYTENFWRDYERYKACGVEFVRPPKQEPYGIVAVFKDLYGNLWDLLQPKEW